A stretch of the Aegilops tauschii subsp. strangulata cultivar AL8/78 chromosome 4, Aet v6.0, whole genome shotgun sequence genome encodes the following:
- the LOC109783816 gene encoding glyceraldehyde-3-phosphate dehydrogenase B, chloroplastic codes for MAAHAALAATRIPTSARLHSKAASRQRVDFADFSGLRPGSCSVSAAAREASFSDVLGAQLVARASGENAVRAPAEAKLKVAINGFGRIGRNFLRCWHGRENSPLEVIVINDSGGVRNASHLLKYDSMLGTFKADVKIVDNETISVDGKNIQVVSNRDPLKLPWAELGIDIVIEGTGVFVDGPGAGKHLQAGAKKVIITAPAKGADIPTYVVGVNEGDYGHEVANIISNASCTTNCLAPFAKVLDEEFGIVKGTMTTTHSYTGDQRLLDASHRDLRRARAAALNIVPTSTGAAKAVSLVLPQLKGKLNGIALRVPTPNVSVVDLVINTVKTGITADDVNAAFRKAADGPLKGILDVCDEPLVSVDFRCSDVSTSIDASLTMVMGDDMVKVVAWYDNEWGYSQRVVDLAHLVAAKWPGAGTGGSGDPLEDYCKTDPNAVECKVFDE; via the exons ATGGCCGCCCATGCAGCTCTCGCCGCCACCCGCATCCCCACCAGCGCGCGTCTGCACAGCAAGGCCGCCTCCAGGCAGAGGGTCGACTTCGCCGACTTCTCCGGGCTGAGGCCGGGGTCGTGCTCCGTCAGCGCCGCCGCCAGGGAGGCCTCCTTCTCCGATGTCCTCGGCGCGCAGCTCGTCGCCAGG GCTTCCGGCGAGAACGCCGTGAGGGCGCCGGCGGAGGcgaagctgaaggtggccatcaacggGTTCGGCCGCATCGGCCGCAACTTCCTCCGGTGCTGGCACGGCCGCGAGAACTCCCCGCTCGAGGTCATCGTCATCAACGACAGCGGAGGCGTCAGGAAC GCGTCTCACCTGCTCAAGTACGACTCGATGCTGGGCACCTTCAAGGCGGACGTGAAGATCGTGGACAACGAGACCATCAGCGTCGACGGCAAGAACATCCAGGTCGTCTCCAACAGGGACCCCCTCAAGCTGCCATGGGCCGAGCTCGGGATCGACATCGTCATCGAG GGTACCGGAGTGTTCGTGGACGGCCCCGGCGCCGGGAAGCATCTCCAGGCTGGCGCCAAGAAGGTCATCATCACTGCTCCGGCCAAGGGCGCCGACATCCCCACCTACGTCGTCGGTGTCAACGAGGGCGACTACGGCCATGAGGTCGCCAACATCATCAG CAACGCTTCCTGCACCACCAACTGCCTCGCGCCATTCGCCAAGGTCCTGGACGAGGAGTTCG GAATCGTGAAGGGGACCATGACCACGACGCACTCGTACACGGGCGACCAGAGGCTGCTGGACGCGTCCCACCGCGACCTGCGgagggcgagggcggcggcgctgAACATCGTGCCAACGAGCACGGGCGCCGCCAAGGCCGTCTCCCTGGTGCTGCCCCAGCTCAAGGGCAAGCTCAACGGCATCGCGCTCCGCGTGCCCACGCCCAACGTCTCCGTGGTGGACCTCGTCATCAACACCGTCAAGACCGGCATCACCGCCGACGACGTGAACGCGGCGTTCCGCAAGGCCGCCGACGGGCCGCTCAAGGGCATCCTCGACGTCTGCGACGAGCCGCTCGTGTCCGTCGACTTCCGCTGCTCCGACGTCTCCACCAGCATCGACGCTTCCCTCACCATGGTCATGGGCGACGACATGGTCAAGGTCGTCGCCTGGTACGACAACGAGTGGGGCTACAG CCAGCGCGTGGTTGATCTGGCGCACCTGGTGGCGGCCAAGTGGCCGGGCGCCGGGACCGGCGGCAGCGGCGACCCGCTGGAGGACTACTGCAAGACCGACCCCAACGCCGTGGAGTGCAAGGTGTTCGACGAGTGA